The Saprospiraceae bacterium genome includes a window with the following:
- a CDS encoding tetratricopeptide repeat protein, whose translation MLRYKGFLILIIIHLCVFKAKGIDTFKDRAASLKAINKLYKENRDSLVVQLGLEYLKKYPNQVSDSIYCKIQKKIGDSFQRLKDYQLAQKHLNTALTCFKEIPDSIGMMNTLYKLSLNAFYQSQYREGLEQCDQLLAIADPCKNIQWVEAMNFKGVIYRNTGSYQKAIKTYQLVLQYIDKSHEYYKMTITNLASALENNGDYLDAISYLNILLKLSLDEQNITGQVLAYNGIGYCYYALGNDTKALEMYHKAFHLAPNAEKQIELSTLRERMGLSYKRLGNIKKAEALFQQNYKEAIQEKDSSSLAYALLQLGEMDHQNGKYTESEIKLFESLQLFERFDIRSGHTFALLELAILYRKKGENALYQKYIKAAYQKSKTLDDKILTLTIYNELASIKDKVPFLKMEDYESINNILFEEYSNKNKLTTQLLQMQMKEIQLENLVNQQKQQKLIEDKKDLFTNLIILAVVLILLSMFFIYYIFQNNKTIKLYKLIEDQHQNMKLYYMALSHDLKHPLLSIQSQIKQLETTSQSEEEKNIITKRILSVLHLSQRLIHIFDLESSELHFRKINIIELMDDILDMLDHEYQGIKSMVHVKSETHTFVADTFLMRQLFNNLLINSLQHNSNKENLKILIHHFNENDIQYLEYSDNGKGIQNELIDQIFQPGFTTKNTNNKSVAGLGMFIIKKIIEKHNGLVKIIPNANFNGFKIVLQLPIKA comes from the coding sequence ATGTTGAGATATAAAGGCTTTTTGATATTGATAATTATTCATCTTTGTGTGTTCAAAGCAAAAGGTATAGATACTTTTAAAGATAGGGCTGCTTCTCTGAAGGCTATCAATAAATTATACAAGGAAAATAGAGACTCTTTGGTGGTCCAGCTTGGCCTTGAATATCTTAAGAAATATCCCAATCAAGTTTCTGATTCCATATATTGTAAAATACAAAAGAAGATAGGTGACAGCTTCCAAAGATTAAAAGACTACCAACTAGCTCAAAAACATTTAAACACTGCGTTGACATGTTTTAAGGAAATACCCGATAGTATTGGTATGATGAACACTTTGTACAAACTAAGTTTAAACGCTTTTTATCAATCTCAATACAGGGAAGGTCTTGAACAATGTGATCAATTGCTTGCTATTGCAGATCCATGCAAAAATATACAATGGGTAGAAGCGATGAATTTCAAAGGTGTTATTTATAGAAATACTGGTTCATATCAGAAAGCTATCAAAACATACCAATTAGTTCTGCAATACATTGACAAAAGTCATGAATATTACAAAATGACGATCACAAATCTTGCAAGTGCTTTAGAAAACAACGGAGATTATCTTGACGCCATTAGTTACCTTAATATACTTTTAAAATTATCATTAGATGAGCAAAATATAACGGGTCAGGTATTAGCATATAATGGTATTGGGTATTGCTATTATGCTCTAGGTAATGATACTAAGGCATTAGAAATGTACCATAAGGCTTTTCATTTAGCTCCTAATGCAGAAAAACAAATAGAACTTTCCACCTTAAGGGAACGTATGGGCCTGTCGTATAAAAGACTAGGGAATATAAAAAAGGCTGAAGCACTATTTCAACAAAATTATAAAGAAGCAATACAAGAAAAAGATTCTAGCTCATTAGCTTATGCGCTGCTTCAACTTGGCGAAATGGATCATCAAAATGGTAAATATACTGAATCAGAAATAAAACTTTTCGAATCACTCCAGTTATTTGAACGTTTTGACATCAGGAGTGGTCATACCTTTGCATTACTTGAACTAGCAATATTATATCGCAAAAAAGGAGAAAATGCATTGTATCAAAAATATATAAAGGCGGCTTATCAGAAAAGTAAAACCCTTGATGATAAAATTTTAACACTTACGATATACAATGAATTGGCTAGTATTAAAGACAAAGTGCCTTTTTTAAAAATGGAAGATTATGAATCCATTAACAATATTTTGTTTGAAGAGTATTCCAATAAAAACAAGTTGACTACCCAGCTTTTGCAAATGCAAATGAAAGAAATACAATTAGAAAATTTAGTCAATCAACAAAAGCAACAAAAATTGATTGAAGATAAAAAAGACTTATTTACTAATCTAATAATCCTCGCTGTAGTATTAATATTGCTTTCGATGTTTTTCATTTATTATATATTTCAAAATAATAAAACTATCAAGTTATATAAACTTATAGAAGATCAGCATCAAAATATGAAATTGTATTACATGGCTTTATCTCATGATTTAAAACATCCATTACTGTCCATACAGAGCCAAATCAAACAATTAGAAACAACTAGCCAAAGTGAAGAAGAAAAGAATATTATCACAAAAAGAATCTTATCAGTACTTCATTTGAGCCAAAGATTGATCCATATTTTTGATCTAGAGTCGTCTGAATTACATTTTAGGAAAATCAATATTATAGAACTCATGGATGATATTTTAGATATGCTAGATCATGAATATCAAGGAATAAAGTCAATGGTACATGTTAAAAGCGAAACGCATACTTTTGTTGCAGATACTTTTTTAATGCGACAATTATTCAATAATCTATTGATCAATTCCTTGCAACACAATTCAAATAAGGAAAATTTGAAAATTTTGATACATCATTTCAATGAAAATGACATTCAATATCTTGAATATAGTGATAATGGAAAAGGAATTCAGAATGAGTTAATTGATCAGATTTTCCAACCAGGTTTCACTACTAAAAACACCAATAATAAATCTGTAGCTGGATTAGGAATGTTTATTATAAAAAAGATCATTGAAAAACATAATGGCTTGGTTAAGATTATACCCAATGCAAACTTTAATGGATTTAAAATAGTATTACAATTACCTATAAAAGCATAA
- a CDS encoding response regulator transcription factor, protein MSKFFTMNVSIIDDDDNVLNTFRKATLQAENVVCLSATNSIEEFLRLKVFENQKIYLFLDIYLANSLSIHFIPQIIASFPKIEIIMYSISEEYNHLIDAIHLGARGYIIKDFNTERLIQNFNIIRNGGAIISPIMATKLLQYLSKGENSKKLEAKLSKKDMELLNLLAEGWSYNKISDKIGITLDGVRGRIRSLYSKLNVSSKVQAINKYRNL, encoded by the coding sequence ATGAGCAAATTTTTTACCATGAATGTATCCATCATAGATGATGATGATAATGTTTTAAATACATTTAGGAAAGCTACTTTACAAGCAGAAAATGTGGTTTGTTTGTCTGCAACAAATTCTATTGAAGAATTTCTAAGGCTAAAGGTATTTGAAAATCAAAAAATTTACTTATTTCTTGACATATATTTAGCCAATTCATTAAGTATTCATTTTATCCCACAAATCATTGCTTCTTTTCCCAAAATAGAAATCATAATGTATTCCATTAGTGAAGAATATAATCATTTGATTGATGCCATTCATTTGGGTGCTAGAGGCTATATCATTAAAGATTTTAACACTGAAAGACTCATACAAAACTTTAATATCATCAGAAATGGAGGAGCTATAATATCTCCTATTATGGCTACAAAACTGCTTCAGTATCTATCGAAAGGGGAAAATTCTAAAAAGCTAGAAGCAAAGCTTTCTAAAAAAGATATGGAATTGTTAAATCTCTTGGCTGAAGGGTGGTCTTACAATAAGATAAGTGATAAAATTGGAATTACGTTAGATGGTGTGCGGGGAAGAATTAGAAGTTTGTATTCAAAACTCAATGTATCTTCAAAAGTACAAGCTATAAATAAATATAGGAATTTATAA
- a CDS encoding transposase, protein MKYVDSKNVENFSQICKYEYKRTRKVFSESFKKQKVDLIESGKMTTGSVAAQFDVSYAAVYQWVKKYGKVSPPDKIVIETDSDYLKVLELQKEKSNLERILGKQQIRIDYYETLIEMAKEHYKEDIEKKFLKK, encoded by the coding sequence ATGAAATACGTTGACAGCAAAAATGTGGAAAACTTTTCACAAATTTGCAAATATGAGTACAAAAGAACGAGAAAAGTATTCTCAGAGAGCTTTAAGAAGCAAAAAGTAGACTTAATAGAAAGTGGCAAAATGACCACTGGATCAGTTGCTGCCCAATTTGATGTGAGTTATGCGGCTGTTTACCAATGGGTCAAAAAGTATGGAAAGGTCAGTCCACCGGATAAGATAGTCATTGAGACGGACAGCGATTATCTGAAAGTTTTGGAATTGCAGAAAGAGAAGTCTAATCTTGAGCGGATCTTAGGCAAGCAACAGATCAGAATTGATTATTATGAGACACTTATCGAAATGGCCAAAGAGCATTACAAAGAGGATATTGAGAAAAAATTTTTAAAAAAGTAA
- a CDS encoding DDE-type integrase/transposase/recombinase, giving the protein MQSVYRELGLSRQAVHQQWSRDDRQTMQYEQIIPIVREWRIKHPRMGSRALYYSIKNVGGIDLGLGVNRFEQLMSTSGLTIKPGRTRIVKTSDGKGKGDYPNLINGLILDNVNQLIAGDITYYNIDGQCSYIFTLKDIYSQRVLGLIPSLTMEASIAIQCLEQVFMLRKDINLQGCIHHSDNGSQYNSTAYKKMLTDAGMLISRAENCLENGSAENLNSIVKNMYLKPWSIRTFKELEQACQELIYINNHQRAIEQLGQLSPVQFEQLVAKLHPEERPKKVLYDFDS; this is encoded by the coding sequence ATGCAATCAGTGTATAGAGAATTAGGGCTGAGCAGACAAGCCGTGCATCAGCAGTGGAGTCGGGATGATAGACAAACAATGCAATATGAGCAAATTATCCCCATAGTGAGGGAATGGAGGATCAAACATCCACGTATGGGAAGCCGTGCATTGTATTATAGTATAAAAAATGTTGGTGGCATTGACCTTGGACTGGGAGTCAATAGGTTTGAACAACTCATGAGTACTTCAGGTTTGACCATCAAGCCTGGTAGAACAAGAATAGTAAAGACAAGTGACGGAAAAGGTAAAGGCGATTATCCCAACCTGATCAATGGGCTCATATTGGATAATGTGAATCAACTCATTGCTGGTGATATTACGTATTATAATATTGATGGTCAGTGCAGTTACATATTCACGTTAAAGGATATTTATTCGCAAAGGGTACTAGGACTGATACCGTCTTTAACTATGGAAGCTTCCATCGCCATACAGTGCCTGGAACAAGTATTTATGTTGCGTAAAGATATAAATTTACAGGGATGTATCCATCATTCTGACAATGGCTCTCAATACAACTCAACAGCTTATAAAAAAATGTTGACAGATGCAGGGATGCTAATTAGCAGAGCTGAAAATTGTTTGGAAAATGGAAGTGCCGAAAATTTAAATTCCATTGTTAAAAATATGTACCTCAAACCTTGGAGTATACGCACCTTCAAAGAGCTAGAGCAAGCGTGCCAGGAATTGATTTATATCAATAATCACCAAAGAGCCATCGAACAATTAGGACAGCTAAGCCCTGTACAATTTGAACAATTAGTGGCAAAGTTGCATCCTGAAGAAAGACCTAAAAAAGTATTATATGATTTTGACAGCTAA
- a CDS encoding restriction endonuclease subunit S: MRVLLQDIAEIQTGVFAKPNVDGDVVCLQANDFDENGNHLGFWTPTISGDNLHSKHFLNQGDVLFAAKGNKNFAAVRNHSLPLAVASTSFFVIRLYNTDILPEYLKWFLNHHDTLNILKSEAKGTAIPSISKKSLEQIEIPSIPLHKQNLILKIDQLRISQKVLLQKIASLRDQLIQRQLNKAINS; this comes from the coding sequence TTGAGAGTATTATTACAAGATATTGCTGAAATCCAAACAGGTGTATTTGCAAAACCAAATGTAGATGGTGATGTGGTATGCCTTCAGGCCAATGATTTTGATGAAAATGGAAACCATTTGGGATTTTGGACACCAACTATTTCTGGAGATAATCTCCACTCAAAACATTTTCTAAACCAAGGTGATGTCTTATTTGCAGCCAAGGGAAACAAAAATTTCGCAGCTGTTCGTAACCATAGTCTACCTTTAGCTGTAGCATCCACCTCTTTTTTTGTCATTCGGCTTTATAATACTGATATCTTGCCCGAATATTTAAAATGGTTCCTTAATCATCATGATACACTAAACATACTAAAATCCGAAGCCAAAGGAACTGCTATTCCTTCTATTTCCAAAAAGTCCTTAGAACAAATAGAAATACCATCCATTCCTTTACACAAACAAAACTTAATCCTAAAAATTGATCAATTAAGGATCAGTCAAAAAGTACTCTTGCAAAAAATCGCATCTTTGAGAGACCAATTAATTCAACGACAATTAAACAAAGCAATAAACAGTTAA
- a CDS encoding type I restriction-modification system subunit M, which translates to MTKTITQKDINDAVWKACDTFRGSIDPSIYKDYILTMLFIKYLSDVHDDKFDAYLAKYNGDQERAKRAMQHERFVVPEHSHFNYLYEHRNDSNIGELIDIELEDLEEANREKLYSDDGAGIFQNINFNSSVLGDTKDKNTRLKNLLLDFNKDALNLRPSRLAGNDIIGGAYEYLISNFASDAGKKAGEFFTPAEVSTLLARLTKSAPGSRICDPTCGSGSLLIKAGQEVGSDNFSLYGQEANGSTWALAVMNMFLHGFDNATIRWGDTIRNPKLKEGDALMKFDTVVANPPFSLDKWGKVEDKDGDKTTISYDPETDQYQRFWRGVPPKSKGDWAFISHMIETTYEGKGKVGVVVPHGVLFRGASEGKIRQKTIEENILEAVIGLPANLFFGTGIPAAILIFNKAKGDNKNVLFIDASKHFENAKNQNKLRESDIAHIVDTYRKFNEGTLAPGVIEDKYSYVATHDEIVENDFNLNIPRYVDTFEEEAEVDIATVQTEIERLESELKEVESQMSRYLQELID; encoded by the coding sequence ATGACCAAAACAATCACACAAAAAGACATCAATGATGCCGTTTGGAAAGCTTGTGATACCTTCCGTGGTAGTATAGACCCTAGTATTTACAAGGATTATATACTCACCATGTTGTTTATCAAGTACCTGAGCGATGTCCACGATGACAAATTTGACGCTTATCTAGCCAAATATAATGGAGACCAGGAACGAGCCAAAAGAGCTATGCAACACGAACGTTTTGTGGTTCCTGAGCATAGCCATTTTAACTATCTCTACGAACATCGCAATGATTCCAATATTGGTGAGCTAATAGACATCGAACTCGAAGATCTCGAAGAAGCCAATAGAGAGAAGCTCTACAGCGATGATGGTGCAGGTATCTTCCAAAATATCAATTTTAATAGTTCTGTCTTAGGTGATACCAAAGATAAAAATACGAGACTCAAAAACCTCTTATTAGACTTCAACAAAGATGCACTCAACCTGCGTCCATCAAGATTGGCAGGCAATGATATCATAGGTGGAGCGTATGAATACCTCATATCCAATTTTGCTAGTGATGCCGGTAAAAAAGCTGGGGAATTTTTCACACCTGCAGAAGTTTCCACTTTACTCGCGAGATTAACAAAGTCAGCTCCAGGTTCACGAATATGTGACCCAACTTGTGGCTCAGGATCATTACTAATCAAAGCTGGCCAGGAAGTCGGTTCTGACAATTTTTCGCTTTATGGTCAGGAAGCCAATGGATCCACTTGGGCATTGGCAGTGATGAACATGTTTCTACATGGATTTGACAATGCTACTATCCGATGGGGAGACACCATCCGAAATCCGAAGCTCAAAGAAGGAGATGCGCTGATGAAGTTTGATACCGTAGTGGCCAATCCACCTTTCTCATTAGACAAATGGGGCAAGGTCGAAGATAAAGACGGTGACAAAACCACCATTTCTTACGATCCAGAGACAGACCAATATCAACGATTTTGGCGTGGAGTTCCTCCCAAAAGTAAAGGAGACTGGGCGTTTATCTCCCACATGATTGAGACCACCTACGAAGGCAAGGGCAAAGTAGGTGTAGTGGTCCCGCATGGTGTCCTATTCCGTGGGGCAAGTGAAGGCAAAATCAGACAAAAGACTATCGAAGAAAATATCCTGGAAGCTGTCATCGGACTTCCTGCCAATTTGTTTTTTGGCACAGGCATTCCAGCGGCCATCTTAATCTTTAATAAAGCGAAGGGCGATAATAAAAATGTTCTTTTTATCGACGCTAGCAAACACTTTGAAAACGCCAAAAACCAAAACAAACTTAGAGAATCAGACATAGCGCACATTGTAGATACCTATCGCAAATTTAATGAAGGAACTTTGGCACCAGGTGTCATAGAAGATAAATATAGCTACGTAGCCACGCATGATGAAATCGTCGAAAACGACTTTAATCTCAATATACCTCGATATGTAGACACCTTTGAAGAAGAAGCGGAAGTGGATATTGCTACAGTACAGACAGAAATCGAGCGCTTAGAAAGTGAACTTAAGGAAGTAGAATCCCAAATGAGTAGGTATTTACAAGAGTTAATAGACTAA
- a CDS encoding virulence RhuM family protein translates to MAKELKKAAEGFNEVLLYTTPNGKVKVEIYLQNETIWLTQQKIAELFGVQRPAITKHLKNIFESGELKEEVVSSILEQPTQHGAIADKIQVSKVKFYNLDAIISVGYRVNSSQATAFRIWATERLKEYIIKGFTMDDERLKNPNNIFGKDYFEEQLARIRDIRSSERRFYQKITDIYAQCSADYRPDDDITKTFFATVQNKLHWAITGQTAAEIVSSRADSTKENMGLTHWKNGPDGKIRKTDVSIAKNYLDEKELDGLNRIVSMYLDYAELQANKGVVMNMKDWIVKLDAFLQFNEQAILHNAGNVSHEVAKALAEGEFEKFSKNQDIIYESDFDKLAKKLTN, encoded by the coding sequence ATGGCAAAAGAATTAAAAAAGGCAGCAGAAGGATTTAATGAGGTATTACTTTATACCACTCCAAATGGGAAAGTAAAGGTAGAGATCTATTTGCAAAACGAAACCATCTGGCTTACCCAACAGAAAATTGCAGAGCTTTTTGGGGTACAACGACCGGCGATCACAAAGCATTTGAAAAATATTTTCGAATCAGGGGAATTAAAAGAAGAAGTGGTTAGTTCCATTTTGGAACAGCCCACCCAACACGGTGCAATAGCGGATAAAATCCAAGTATCTAAAGTAAAATTTTATAATCTAGATGCCATCATTTCAGTAGGCTATCGTGTGAATAGTAGCCAAGCCACTGCTTTCAGAATATGGGCAACAGAAAGGCTAAAAGAATACATCATCAAAGGATTTACTATGGATGATGAACGGCTCAAAAACCCTAACAACATCTTTGGCAAAGATTATTTTGAAGAACAACTCGCACGCATACGTGACATACGTAGCAGTGAACGCAGGTTCTATCAAAAGATCACAGACATCTATGCACAATGCAGTGCCGACTATAGACCAGATGATGATATCACTAAAACCTTTTTCGCTACTGTACAAAACAAATTGCATTGGGCGATCACAGGACAGACAGCTGCAGAAATTGTATCATCCCGAGCAGACAGCACGAAAGAAAACATGGGTCTGACCCACTGGAAAAATGGTCCTGATGGCAAAATCAGAAAAACAGATGTAAGCATAGCCAAAAATTATCTGGATGAAAAAGAACTAGATGGGCTCAATCGTATAGTCTCCATGTATCTCGATTATGCAGAGTTACAAGCCAATAAAGGTGTCGTAATGAATATGAAAGATTGGATAGTGAAATTAGATGCATTTTTGCAGTTTAATGAGCAAGCCATATTACACAATGCAGGCAATGTAAGTCATGAAGTGGCCAAAGCACTCGCGGAAGGAGAATTTGAAAAATTCAGTAAAAACCAAGACATAATTTATGAGAGCGATTTTGATAAACTGGCAAAAAAGCTAACCAATTAA
- a CDS encoding KilA-N domain-containing protein, giving the protein MSKEKNSTINVQGTAITIINQKEDDFISLTDMAKKFGGDDLIYSWMRNRNTLEFLGIWEQIHNSYFKGGEFETFKKEADLNSFHLTPKTMNRKFKCLN; this is encoded by the coding sequence ATGTCAAAAGAAAAAAATTCAACCATCAATGTACAAGGCACAGCAATCACTATCATCAATCAAAAGGAAGACGATTTTATAAGTCTGACTGATATGGCTAAAAAATTTGGGGGAGATGATTTAATTTATAGTTGGATGCGAAACAGAAACACACTGGAGTTTTTGGGGATTTGGGAGCAAATACATAATTCCTATTTTAAAGGTGGCGAATTCGAGACCTTTAAAAAAGAGGCTGACCTAAACAGTTTTCATCTTACACCAAAAACGATGAATCGAAAGTTCAAATGCCTCAATTAG
- a CDS encoding IS256 family transposase, whose translation MQSNKFNLNLSEFLQDVKSLNDFDNVMNGLYKDGIQELLKAELSHHLGYSKHSPDGINSGNSRNGSYKKKIRTTQGQVELDIPRDRNGEFEPIIVPKGQTTTEKVESVITSLYSRGMSTDDITAQIQEIYGLDVSKTFVSDITNKMIPAIQEWQNRPLDNTYYIVWMDCICFKIRQDNKIINKSIYIVIGLKTNGIKEVLGIWMSANESAAFWLSVLNELKDRGVKKMLIACTDNLTGFTQAIQTAFPDTVSQLCIVHQIRNSMKFVPWKDRRAFLADLKTVYAALNMETALIAFEAFKAKWGSKYAYAIKSWEANWSNLSPMFQYPTNIRKIMYTTNTIEGLNRAIRKFTKTKTLFPNDQAALKSVYLAIQQIQVKWTMPIHNWHITHNEILIIFEDNLIQP comes from the coding sequence ATGCAAAGTAACAAATTTAATCTTAATCTCTCTGAATTTCTTCAGGATGTCAAGTCTCTTAATGATTTTGACAATGTTATGAATGGCCTTTACAAAGATGGCATTCAAGAACTTTTAAAAGCTGAACTAAGTCATCATTTAGGCTATTCAAAACACTCGCCCGATGGGATTAATTCAGGTAATTCCCGGAATGGGTCTTATAAGAAAAAGATACGCACTACACAAGGACAGGTAGAGTTGGATATTCCACGGGATCGTAACGGTGAATTTGAGCCTATCATTGTTCCCAAGGGCCAAACTACCACTGAGAAAGTAGAATCTGTCATTACATCTCTTTACAGCAGAGGTATGAGCACCGATGACATAACAGCTCAAATTCAGGAAATTTATGGCTTAGACGTTTCTAAAACCTTTGTTTCAGATATTACAAACAAAATGATTCCGGCTATCCAGGAATGGCAAAACAGACCTTTGGATAATACTTATTACATCGTTTGGATGGATTGTATTTGTTTTAAAATCCGGCAGGATAATAAAATCATCAACAAGAGTATTTATATCGTTATAGGACTGAAAACCAATGGGATCAAAGAAGTTTTGGGCATCTGGATGAGCGCCAACGAGTCTGCCGCGTTTTGGCTTTCTGTCTTAAATGAGCTCAAAGACAGGGGCGTTAAAAAGATGCTCATTGCATGCACTGACAATCTTACAGGATTCACTCAGGCCATTCAAACTGCTTTCCCCGATACCGTATCCCAGCTTTGTATCGTTCATCAAATCAGAAACTCTATGAAGTTTGTCCCATGGAAAGATAGAAGGGCCTTCCTGGCTGATTTAAAAACTGTTTATGCCGCTTTAAATATGGAAACTGCTCTCATTGCTTTTGAAGCTTTTAAAGCAAAATGGGGGTCTAAATATGCCTATGCCATTAAAAGTTGGGAAGCAAACTGGTCAAATCTATCTCCCATGTTTCAGTATCCTACTAACATTCGTAAAATTATGTATACCACTAATACCATTGAAGGCCTCAACAGAGCCATCAGAAAATTTACCAAAACCAAAACACTTTTTCCAAATGATCAGGCAGCCTTGAAATCTGTATATCTTGCTATTCAGCAAATTCAAGTTAAATGGACAATGCCAATTCATAACTGGCATATTACTCATAATGAAATTTTAATTATCTTTGAGGATAATTTGATTCAGCCATAA
- a CDS encoding RteC domain-containing protein, with protein sequence MLLQKLQGCVQDFDTKCQGYRHVSKLPIKVIKERWGFIETILNELQEEENKYTFQEEEEEIQYYKTDKPELTRYFHYYKKLLNIEARRPFGDKNYYQEALNQLKNDSLNIIDEIVYFRTQDSDSDKEWFVRNSTKVDIIAIIISYEMIEKYLEICLGQSDGNQLTPMFHLEWTRPKIEYVELVNYCNLKGCFNNGKASLDEIHRTLSHFWGVEINDIHIYTHELYRRRDPGKFAMECNEILKEKKQELMRL encoded by the coding sequence ATGCTATTGCAGAAGCTACAAGGGTGCGTACAAGATTTTGACACCAAGTGTCAGGGGTACCGCCATGTGAGCAAGCTGCCAATAAAGGTTATTAAAGAAAGATGGGGATTTATTGAAACTATTCTTAACGAACTCCAAGAAGAAGAGAACAAATATACATTCCAAGAGGAGGAGGAAGAAATACAATACTACAAAACAGATAAACCGGAGCTCACAAGGTATTTTCACTATTACAAGAAATTACTTAATATTGAAGCAAGAAGGCCATTTGGGGATAAAAATTACTATCAGGAAGCCTTAAATCAATTAAAAAATGATTCATTAAATATCATTGATGAGATTGTGTATTTCAGAACGCAGGATTCAGATAGTGATAAAGAATGGTTTGTCAGGAATTCTACTAAGGTGGACATAATTGCTATTATTATTTCCTACGAAATGATTGAAAAGTATTTGGAAATCTGTCTTGGTCAATCTGATGGAAATCAATTGACCCCAATGTTTCATTTGGAGTGGACAAGGCCCAAAATAGAATATGTAGAATTAGTGAACTATTGTAATCTGAAAGGATGTTTTAACAATGGAAAAGCAAGTTTAGATGAAATACATAGAACCTTGAGTCATTTTTGGGGCGTTGAGATTAATGATATTCATATCTATACCCACGAGTTGTATAGGAGAAGGGATCCAGGTAAATTTGCTATGGAATGTAATGAGATTTTGAAAGAAAAGAAACAAGAGCTTATGAGGCTGTAA